A window from Garra rufa chromosome 14, GarRuf1.0, whole genome shotgun sequence encodes these proteins:
- the LOC141284487 gene encoding chymotrypsin-like protease CTRL-1, which produces MTVTIFSITCLALVASALGCGVPAIKPQTIGSRIVNGQNAISGSWPWQVSLQLPTGFHFCGGSLINQNWVLTAAHCRVQVGSHRVILGEHDRGSNVEPIQIKLVSKVITHPLYNSTTINNDIALLKLASPVTFTPRISPVCLAPSTINIPPGTRCFTTGWGKTGTTSRPVVLQQTGIPIMSPSVCRQIWGQSRITDAMICAGGSGSSSCMGDSGAPLVCERSGVWTLVGSLSLGTSNCDTRYPVVYARISQLRSWIDRTIASN; this is translated from the exons ATGACCGTCACCATCTTCTCCATCACCTGCCTTGCTCTGGTGGCCTCTGCTCTGG GTTGTGGAGTGCCTGCGATTAAACCACAGACGATCGGCAGCAGGATTGTGAACGGACAGAATGCCATCTCTGGCTCTTGGCCCTGGCAGGTCTCTCTCCAG CTACCTACTGGTTTCCACTTCTGTGGAGGATCTCTGATCAACCAGAACTGGGTTCTCACTGCCGCCCACTGCCGTGTCCA GGTTGGCTCTCACCGTGTCATTCTTGGAGAGCATGATCGTGGCTCCAATGTTGAACCCATCCAGATCAAACTAGTTTCTAAG GTCATCACCCATCCGCTCTACAACAGCACGACTATCAACAATGACATTGCGTTATTGAAACTTGCTTCTCCAGTCACATTTACTCCCCGTATCTCTCCTGTATGTCTGGCTCCATCAACCATCAACATCCCACCCGGAACCCGCTGCTTTACCACTGGCTGGGGCAAAACTGGCACAACAT cGAGACCTGTGGTCCTGCAGCAAACAGGCATCCCCATCATGAGTCCTTCTGTGTGCAGGCAGATCTGGGGTCAGAGTAGAATCACTGATGCCATGATCTGTGCTGGAGGATCTGGATCATCATCTTGCATG GGTGATTCTGGTGCTCCTCTGGTGTGTGAGCGTTCAGGGGTCTGGACTCTGGTGGGCTCTTTGTCTTTGGGAACCAGCAATTGCGACACCCGTTATCCAGTAGTCTACGCCCGCATCTCCCAACTGCGCTCCTGGATCGACAGGACTATCGCTTCCAATTAG